A part of Gossypium hirsutum isolate 1008001.06 chromosome A07, Gossypium_hirsutum_v2.1, whole genome shotgun sequence genomic DNA contains:
- the LOC107954276 gene encoding pentatricopeptide repeat-containing protein At1g08070, chloroplastic: MLRFPSILSQMEKPIISCSNIFNYSHSPPKIPLSTYIDINNPFHCLESCQSPRELKQLHALTLKTRPLQTQLISSKILSFLIPFSSPESVTYARELVNHLNPPYLQLHFYNSLIQTLTNSSQAIALYSEMITKCIYPDTYTIPYVLKSCAQSHALEEGQQIHAHSIKFGLSSNVHVLNTLMRLYAVCGFTHYVKKLFDGSPERDLVSWTTLIQAFVKTGFAKEAIQAYLDMCRANLRPDKMTLVVVLSACSRIGDLSLGTRIHENICYIHDIYSDVFVGNALVDMYMKCGDTDSARQLFDKMPVKNVVSWNSLISGLVQQGQFKEALHVFHDMQRIGLRPDCVTLVAVLNACSNLGKLELGKWVHAYIDKNQIKADGFVGNALVDMYAKCGSVEQAFGVFQGMQCKDVFSYTAMIVGFAMNGEAERALDIFAEMPMVGIKPDEVTFVGVLSACSHAGMVEEGWRHFEDMSRVYNLEPQTEHYGCMVDLLGRAGLISEVEVFIANMPIEPDAFVWGALLGACSIHGKVELGEAVMKKLVAIEPVRDGAYILMSNIYSSANRWKDALKLRKAMKERKMKKTPGCSLIEINGVVHEFRKGDKSHPRNEELRKVLGEMAIHLQNHGHFPTSNFIT, from the coding sequence ATGCTTAGGTTCCCTTCCATCCTCTCCCAAATGGAAAAACCAATCATATCTTGTTCAAACATTTTCAACTATTCTCATTCTCCTCCAAAAATCCCACTTTCCACTTACATCGATATCAATAATCCCTTCCACTGTTTAGAATCCTGCCAATCTCCCAGAGAACTTAAGCAACTGCATGCTTTAACCCTAAAAACAAGACCTCTCCAAACCCAACTCATTTCCTCCAAAATATTATCATTTCTTATCCCTTTTTCTTCCCCTGAAAGCGTTACCTATGCCAGAGAACTTGTCAACCATTTAAACCCTCCTTATTTGCAACTTCATTTTTACAATTCCTTAATTCAAACCCTCACGAATTCCTCACAAGCCATAGCATTATATAGTGAAATGATAACCAAATGTATTTATCCTGACACTTATACTATCCCTTATGTTCTAAAATCATGTGCCCAATCTCATGCCCTGGAAGAAGGACAACAAATCCATGCACATTCCATTAAGTTTGGTCTTAGTTCCAATGTTCATGTTCTCAACACTTTGATGCGTCTTTATGCTGTTTGTGGGTTTACTCATTATGTTAAAAAACTGTTCGATGGAAGTCCTGAAAGAGACTTGGTGTCTTGGACCACCCTTATTCAAGCTTTTGTTAAAACGGGCTTTGCCAAGGAAGCCATCCAGGCTTACTTGGATATGTGTAGAGCAAATTTAAGACCCGATAAAATGACATTGGTCGTCGTCCTTTCGGCTTGTTCTAGGATAGGAGACTTGAGCTTAGGCACCCGAATTCATGAAAATATATGTTATATTCATGATATTTATTCGGATGTTTTTGTTGGCAACGCATTGGTCGATATGTATATGAAGTGTGGCGATACGGACTCTGCTCGCCAGCTGTTTGATAAAATGCCTGTTAAAAATGTGGTTTCTTGGAATTCCTTGATATCTGGCCTAGTTCAACAGGGACAATTCAAGGAAGCATTGCATGTTTTTCATGACATGCAAAGGATAGGTCTTAGGCCTGACTGTGTTACTCTAGTTGCCGTTTTGAATGCTTGTAGTAATCTTGGGAAGCTGGAGTTAGGAAAGTGGGTTCATGCATATATTGATAAAAACCAAATCAAGGCAGATGGGTTTGTAGGAAATGCGTTAGTGGATATGTATGCTAAGTGTGGAAGCGTAGAACAAGCTTTTGGTGTGTTTCAAGGAATGCAATGCAAAGATGTCTTTTCCTATACTGCCATGATTGTGGGATTCGCAATGAATGGAGAAGCAGAGAGAGCATTGGATATCTTTGCAGAGATGCCGATGGTGGGCATCAAACCAGATGAAGTGACATTTGTTGGTGTTCTTTCTGCATGTAGTCATGCAGGAATGGTAGAGGAGGGTTGGAGGCACTTTGAAGACATGTCAAGAGTTTATAATCTGGAACCTCAAACAGAGCACTATGGTTGTATGGTTGATCTTTTAGGCCGTGCTGGACTAATAAGTGAGGTAGAAGTATTTATAGCAAATATGCCAATTGAACCTGATGCATTTGTTTGGGGTGCACTACTAGGAGCTTGTAGCATTCATGGAAAAGTTGAGCTTGGGGAAGCCGTAATGAAAAAACTTGTAGCTATCGAACCTGTAAGAGATGGAGCATATATACTCATGTCTAACATCTATTCATCTGCAAATAGGTGGAAAGATGCACTAAAGTTGAGGAAGgcaatgaaagaaagaaaaatgaagaagactCCTGGTTGTAGTTTAATTGAAATCAATGGTGTTGTTCATGAGTTCCGTAAAGGAGACAAATCACACCCTAGAAATGAGGAGTTAAGGAAGGTGCTGGGAGAAATGGCGATTCACTTACAGAACCATGGTCACTTTCCTACTAGCAACTTCATCACATGA